From the genome of Phyllostomus discolor isolate MPI-MPIP mPhyDis1 chromosome 12, mPhyDis1.pri.v3, whole genome shotgun sequence, one region includes:
- the TMEM150B gene encoding modulator of macroautophagy TMEM150B: protein MRGYLFLLPVFLAIWAVVSIWTVFAIAVANRSVNLTEGVPYISLCGSYPPQSCIFSQLLNMGAAMAAWICILRYHQLRDWGVKKWLNQVILWSGLLCALGTSVVGNFQQKNQQATHLTGAFFAFFVGHAYFWLQLLLSWRMKKSLPQPGTPWIRPLRLVLCSLCTILMVTMVILHTSRRRSAAAVCEWAVAMLLFALFGLLAVDFSELHHCTLCLQSGPSVSLAPTSPVSPEAQSSSQLF, encoded by the exons ATGAGGGGCTACCTCTTCCTGCTACCTGTCTTCCTGGCCATCTGGGCTGTTGTTAGCATCTGGACCGT TTTTGCGATCGCCGTGGCCAACAGGTCTGTGAACCTTACGGAAGGCGTCCCCTATATCAG TCTCTGTGGATCGTACCCCCCTCAGAGCTGCATCTTCAGCCAGCTGCTAAACATGGGAGCTGCTATGG ctgcctggaTCTGCATTCTCCGCTACCACCAGCTCCGGGATTGGGGCGTCAAAAAGTGGCTTAACCAGGTGATCCTGTGGTCGGGActcctctgtgccctgggcacCTCCGTGGTGGGCAATTTCCAG CAAAAGAATCAGCAGGCCACACACCTGACAGGGGCCTTCTTTGCTTTCTTCGTGGGCCATGCCTACTTCTGGCTGCAGCTCCTTCTCTCTTGGAGGATGAAGAAGAGCCTGCCCCAGCCCGGGACCCCTTGGATCAGGCCACTCCGCTTGGTCCTCTGCAGCCTCTGCACCATCCTCATGGTGACCA TGGTCATCCTCCACACCAGCCGCCGCCGCTCCGCTGCTGCCGTCTGCGAGTGGGCCGTCGCCATGCTGCTCTTTGCGCTCTTTGGCCTCTTGGCTGTGGACTTTTCCGAGCTACACCACTGCACCCTGTGCCTCCAGTCGGGCCCCAGCGTCAGCCTCGCTCCCACCTCCCCGGTCTCCCCTGAGGCCCAGTCATCGTCCCAGCTCTTCTGA
- the BRSK1 gene encoding serine/threonine-protein kinase BRSK1: MSSGAKEGGGGSPAYHLPHPHPHPPQHAQYVGPYRLEKTLGKGQTGLVKLGVHCITGQKVAIKIVNREKLSESVLMKVEREIAILKLIEHPHVLKLHDVYENKKYLYLVLEHVSGGELFDYLVKKGRLTPKEARKFFRQIVSALDFCHSYSICHRDLKPENLLLDEKNNIRIADFGMASLQVGDSLLETSCGSPHYACPEVIKGEKYDGRRADMWSCGVILFALLVGALPFDDDNLRQLLEKVKRGVFHMPHFIPPDCQSLLRGMIEVEPEKRLSLEQIQKHPWYLGGKHEPDPCLEPAPGRRVAMRSLPSNGELDPDVLESMASLGCFRDRERLHRELRSEEENQEKMIYYLLLDRKERYPSCEDQDLPPRNDVDPPRKRVDSPMLSRHGKRRPERKSMEVLSITDAGGGGSPVPTRRALEMAQHSQRSRSVSGASTGLSSSPLSSPRSPVFSFSPEPGAGDEARGGGSPTSKTQTLPSRGPRGGGAGEQPPPPSARSTPLPGPPGSPRSSGGTPLHSPLHTPRASPTGTPGTTPPPSPGGGVGGAAWRSRLNSIRNSFLGSPRFHRRKMQVPTAEEMSSLTPESSPELAKRSWFGNFISLDKEEQIFLVLKDKPLSSIKADIVHAFLSIPSLSHSVLSQTSFRAEYKASGGPSVFQKPVRFQVDISSSEGPEPSPRRDGGGSSGGIYSVTFTLISGPSRRFKRVVETIQAQLLSTHDQPSVQALADEKNGAQTRTAGTPPRSLQPPPSRPDPELTGSPRRGPPKDKKLLATNGTPLP; the protein is encoded by the exons ATGTCGTCCGGGGCCAAGGAGGGAGGCGGGGGCTCCCCCGCCTACCACCTCccgcacccacacccacacccaccccagcACGCCCAGTATGTGGGCCCCTATCGGCTGGAGAAGACGCTGGGCAAAGGACAGACAG GTCTGGTTAAACTTGGGGTCCACTGCATCACGGGCCAGAAGGTGGCCATCAAGATCGTGAACCGGGAGAAGCTGTCAGAATCGGTGCTGATGaag GTGGAGCGGGAGATTGCCATCCTGAAGCTCATCGAGCACCCTCACGTCCTCAAGCTCCACGACGTCTACGAGAACAAGAAATATTT GTACCTGGTTCTGGAGCATGTTTCTGGGGGTGAGCTGTTCGATTACCTGGTCAAGAAGGGAAGACTAACCCCCAAGGAGGCCCGGAAGTTCTTCCGCCAGATCGTGTCTGCGCTGGACTTCTGCCACAGCTACTCCATCTG CCACAGAGACCTGAAGCCCGAAAACCTACTTTTGGATGAGAAGAACAACATCCGCATTGCAGACTTCGGCATGGCGTCCCTGCAGGTGGGAGACAGCCTCCTGGAGACCAGCTGTGG GTCTCCCCACTATGCGTGTCCAGAGGTGATTAAG GGGGAAAAGTATGACGGGCGCCGAGCTGATATGTGGAGCTGCGGTGTCATCCTCTTTGCCCTGCTGGTG GGGGCTCTGCCCTTCGATGATGACAACCTCCGCCAGCTGCTAGAGAAGGTGAAACGGGGCGTCTTCCACATGCCCCACTTCATTCCTCCAGACTGCCAGAGCCTGCTGAGGGGCATGATCGAAGTGGAGCCTGAGAAAAGGCTCAGT CTGGAGCAAATTCAGAAACATCCCTGGTATCT gggcGGGAAACATGAGCCAGACCCTTGCTTGGAGCCAGCCCCAGGCCGCCGGGTGGCCATGCGGAGCCTGCCATCAAACGGAGAGCTGGACCCCGACGTCCTAGAGAGCATGGCTTCCCTGGGCTGTTTCAGGGACCGGGAGCGGCTGCACCGCGAGCTGCGGAGCGAGGA AGAGAACcaagaaaaaatgatatattaCCTGCTTTTGGATCGGAAGGAGCGATACCCCAGCTGTGAGGACCAGGACCTGCCTCCCCGGAATGATGTTG ACCCCCCTCGGAAGCGTGTGGATTCCCCCATGCTGAGCCGTCATGGGAAACGGCGGCCAGAGCGGAAGTCCATGGAAGTCCTGAGCATCACCGATGCCGGTGGTGGTGGCTCCCCTGTACCCACCCGACGGGCCCTGGAGATGGCCCAGCACAGTCAGAG ATCCCGGAGCGTCAGTGGAGCCTCCACCGGCCTGTCCTCCAGCCCTCTGAGCAGCCCGAGG AGTCCGGTCTTTTCCTTCTCACCGGAGCCCGGTGCTGGAGATGAGGCTCGGGGAGGGGGCTCCCCAACTTCCAAAACGCAGACGCTGCCTTCTCGGGGCCCCAGAGGTGGGGGCGCCGGGGAGCAGCCCCCGCCTCCCAGTGCCCGCTCCAcgcccctgcctggccctccaGGCTCCCCGCGCTCCTCTGGGGGGACCCCCTTGCACTCGCCTCTGCACACACCCCGGGCCAGCCCCACTGGGACCCCGGGGACAACGCCGCCCCCAAGCCCTGGCGGTGGCGTCGGGGGAGCCGCCTGGAGGAGTCGTCTCAATTCCATCCGCAACAGCTTCCTGGGCTCCCCTCGCTTTCACCGGCGCAAGATGCAGG tccccaccGCCGAGGAGATGTCCAGCTTGACACCGGAATCCTCTCCAGA GCTGGCAAAACGCTCCTGGTTCGGAAACTTCATCTCCCTggacaaagaagaacaaatatTCCTCGTGCTAAAGGACAAACCGCTCAGTAGTATCAAAGCGGACATCGTCCATGCCTTCCTGTCG ATCCCCAGCCTGAGTCACAGTGTGCTGTCACAGACCAGCTTCAGGGCCGAGTACAAGGCCAGTGGCGGCCCCTCCGTCTTCCAGAAGCCTGTCCGTTTCCAGGTGGACATTAGCTCCTCCGAGGGGCCAGAGCCCTCCCCGCGACGGGATGGCGGTGGCAGCAGCGGAGGCATCTACTCTGTCACCTTTACTCTCATCTCTG GTCCCAGCCGGCGATTCAAGCGCGTCGTGGAGACCATCCAGGCACAGCTACTGAGCACTCACGACCAGCCCTCCGTGCAGGCCctggcag ACGAGAAGAACGGGGCCCAGACCCGGACGGCCGGTACCCCACCCCGAAGCCTGCAGCCCCCGCCCAGCCGCCCAGACCCAGAGCTGACCGGCTCTCCCCGCCGAGGCCCCCCCAAGGACAAGAAACTCCTGGCTACCAATGGGACCCCTCTGCCCTGA